One stretch of Amycolatopsis tolypomycina DNA includes these proteins:
- a CDS encoding sugar ABC transporter ATP-binding protein, producing the protein MTLLSVRGIVKTFPGVRALDGVDLDVEAGEVHCLLGQNGAGKSTLIKVLSGAHRPDAGEITWAGERVELGSPVDALRLGIATMYQELDLVPGLSVADNIFLGHERARFGFTRISEARAEAARLMARLGHPDIRPSTEVGRLSAAGQQLVSMARALAHDARLLVMDEPTAALAGEEVDNLFRIVGELTADGVAVVYISHRLEELRRIGHRVTVLKDGRTVGTGLDAAATPTADLVALMAGRKVETVFGPRHEGHAKSTPVLEVANLSRASEFEDVAFTVHAGEVVGIAGLVGSGRSELLETIFGARKADRGTVAVDGKTVRPGDVLAAVKAGIGLAPEERKSQGLLLDLPVVHNVTLASLGRYAKLGFTERSRELADAGASLRRLDLRPADPRRIVRTLSGGNQQKAVLARWLVRGCRVLLLDEPTRGVDVGARAELYRLIDELAATGVAIVLVSSEIPEVLGLADRVLVLREGRVLADRRSAGLTEAEVLDVILEGSAA; encoded by the coding sequence ATGACCCTGCTGTCCGTCCGCGGGATCGTGAAGACGTTCCCCGGCGTCCGCGCCCTCGACGGCGTCGACCTCGACGTCGAAGCCGGCGAGGTGCACTGCCTGCTCGGCCAGAACGGCGCCGGGAAGTCGACGCTGATCAAGGTCCTCTCCGGCGCGCACCGCCCGGACGCCGGCGAGATCACGTGGGCAGGCGAGCGCGTCGAGCTCGGTTCGCCGGTCGACGCGCTGCGCCTGGGCATCGCCACCATGTACCAGGAGCTCGACCTCGTGCCCGGGCTTTCGGTGGCGGACAACATCTTCCTCGGCCACGAGCGCGCCCGCTTCGGCTTCACGCGGATCTCCGAAGCCCGCGCCGAGGCCGCCCGCCTGATGGCCCGGCTCGGGCACCCCGACATCCGGCCGTCCACCGAGGTCGGCAGGCTCTCCGCCGCCGGCCAGCAGCTGGTCTCGATGGCCCGCGCGCTCGCCCACGACGCCCGGCTGCTCGTCATGGACGAACCGACCGCCGCGCTGGCCGGCGAGGAGGTCGACAACCTCTTCCGGATCGTCGGCGAGCTGACCGCCGACGGCGTCGCGGTCGTCTACATCTCGCACCGGCTCGAAGAACTGCGCCGGATCGGGCACCGGGTGACCGTGCTCAAGGACGGCCGGACCGTCGGCACCGGCCTCGACGCGGCCGCGACGCCGACCGCCGACCTCGTCGCCCTGATGGCCGGGCGCAAGGTCGAGACGGTCTTCGGGCCGCGCCACGAGGGCCACGCCAAGAGCACCCCGGTGCTCGAGGTGGCGAACCTGTCCCGCGCGAGCGAGTTCGAGGACGTGGCCTTCACCGTCCACGCGGGCGAGGTCGTCGGCATCGCCGGGCTCGTCGGCTCCGGCCGCAGCGAGCTGCTCGAAACGATCTTCGGCGCCCGCAAGGCCGACCGCGGAACCGTCGCGGTGGACGGGAAGACCGTGCGCCCGGGTGACGTGCTCGCCGCCGTCAAGGCCGGCATCGGCCTCGCGCCCGAGGAGCGCAAGAGCCAGGGCCTGCTGCTCGACCTGCCGGTGGTGCACAACGTCACCCTCGCCAGCCTCGGCCGCTACGCGAAACTCGGCTTCACCGAACGGTCCCGGGAACTGGCCGACGCCGGCGCGAGCCTGCGGCGCCTCGACCTGCGGCCCGCCGACCCCCGGCGGATCGTCCGCACGCTGTCCGGCGGCAACCAGCAGAAGGCCGTGCTCGCGCGGTGGCTGGTCCGCGGGTGCCGGGTGCTGCTGCTCGACGAGCCGACGCGCGGCGTCGACGTCGGCGCCCGGGCCGAGCTCTACCGGCTGATCGACGAGCTGGCCGCGACCGGCGTGGCGATCGTGCTGGTGTCCAGCGAAATCCCCGAGGTGCTCGGATTGGCCGACCGGGTGCTGGTGCTGCGCGAGGGCCGTGTCCTCGCCGACCGGCGCTCGGCCGGGCTCACCGAGGCCGAGGTGCTCGACGTGATTCTCGAGGGGAGCGCGGCATGA
- a CDS encoding ABC transporter permease: MTETQAPPQEALPAERKRRFTFSADPRLLGLVAVLVVLCLVGQFTRPELFFTESNISTILRLAAAIGVVSVGMTFVIISGGIDLSVGSMVGLAGVWLTTLATQSYGPWVMVLCGLAVGLGCGLVNGVLVAYGKVVPFIATLAMYVSARGLAERISGRRTQVVADQDFLAFFRGGFLGIPTLIWLFALVFAVGWVVLNRTTFGRRTYAVGGNAEASRLAGINVKRHLALVYGVAGLCCGIAALMVVARTTAGASTNGMFYELDAIAAVVIGGTLLTGGRGSLIGTLVGVLIFTVLSNIFTLNNLDTDIQNIAKGVIIVLAVLLQFRARKARTGSQ, translated from the coding sequence ATGACCGAGACCCAGGCACCGCCCCAGGAAGCGCTGCCCGCCGAACGGAAGCGGCGGTTCACCTTCTCCGCCGACCCGCGGCTGCTCGGCCTGGTGGCCGTGCTCGTCGTGTTGTGCCTGGTCGGCCAGTTCACCCGGCCCGAGCTGTTCTTCACCGAAAGCAACATCTCGACGATCCTGCGGCTGGCCGCGGCGATCGGCGTGGTCAGCGTCGGGATGACGTTCGTGATCATCAGCGGCGGCATCGACCTGTCGGTCGGCTCGATGGTCGGCCTGGCCGGCGTCTGGCTGACGACGCTGGCGACGCAGTCCTACGGGCCGTGGGTGATGGTCCTCTGTGGACTCGCCGTCGGCCTCGGCTGCGGGCTCGTCAACGGCGTGCTCGTCGCCTACGGCAAGGTCGTGCCGTTCATCGCGACGCTCGCGATGTACGTCTCGGCCCGCGGGCTCGCCGAGCGGATCAGCGGCCGGCGCACCCAGGTCGTCGCCGACCAGGACTTCCTGGCCTTCTTCCGCGGCGGCTTCCTCGGTATCCCGACGCTGATCTGGCTGTTCGCGCTGGTCTTCGCGGTCGGCTGGGTGGTGCTCAACCGCACCACCTTCGGCCGCCGGACGTACGCGGTCGGCGGCAACGCCGAGGCGTCCCGGCTGGCCGGCATCAACGTCAAGCGGCACCTCGCGCTCGTCTACGGCGTGGCCGGGCTCTGCTGCGGGATCGCCGCGCTGATGGTCGTCGCGCGGACGACGGCGGGTGCGTCGACCAACGGCATGTTCTACGAGCTCGACGCGATCGCGGCGGTGGTCATCGGCGGCACGCTGCTGACCGGCGGCCGCGGCTCGCTCATCGGCACGCTCGTCGGCGTGCTGATCTTCACGGTGCTGTCGAACATCTTCACGCTGAACAACCTGGACACCGACATCCAGAACATCGCCAAGGGCGTGATCATCGTGCTCGCCGTGCTCTTGCAGTTCCGGGCCCGGAAAGCCAGGACCGGTAGTCAGTAA
- a CDS encoding substrate-binding domain-containing protein, whose product MAEHPFLGRRGFLLGGAAVGAGALLAGCTSNTPANSESNAPVANAGNNAQPGKPITIGFSAPAADHGWIAAITKNAKAQAQKFSEVKFNATEGTNDVNQQISQVETLINAKVDVLVILPFDGKALTAVGQQAMDAGIPVINLDRIFDTPLAYRTWIGGDNYRMGVNAGNYIAAELKKKNVANPIIGEVAGIDSLPLTQERSKGFKDALGRAGFQVGPRVSAQFTSESGEQQTANLLQGAPKLDALWNHDDDQGIGVNAAIDTAGRKEFIMVGGAGSKNMMNLIKADSSPIKATVLYSPSMASTAVALARLLGQGKGIGDLAEHDIPAEITTYSAVVTKENVDQYLDVGFDS is encoded by the coding sequence ATGGCCGAACACCCCTTCCTCGGCCGCCGGGGATTCCTGCTGGGCGGGGCCGCGGTCGGCGCCGGTGCGCTGCTGGCCGGCTGCACGTCGAACACGCCCGCGAACTCGGAGTCGAACGCGCCGGTCGCCAACGCGGGCAACAACGCCCAGCCGGGCAAGCCGATCACCATCGGCTTCTCCGCGCCGGCCGCCGACCACGGCTGGATCGCGGCGATCACGAAGAACGCCAAGGCGCAGGCGCAGAAGTTCAGCGAGGTGAAGTTCAACGCGACCGAGGGCACCAACGACGTCAACCAGCAGATCTCCCAGGTGGAGACGCTGATCAACGCCAAGGTCGACGTCCTGGTGATCCTGCCCTTCGACGGCAAGGCGCTCACCGCGGTCGGCCAGCAGGCGATGGACGCCGGCATCCCGGTGATCAACCTCGACCGCATCTTCGACACGCCTTTGGCCTATAGAACCTGGATCGGCGGCGACAACTACCGGATGGGTGTCAACGCGGGCAACTACATCGCCGCGGAACTCAAGAAGAAGAACGTCGCGAACCCGATCATCGGCGAGGTCGCCGGGATCGACTCGCTGCCGCTGACCCAGGAACGCAGCAAGGGCTTCAAGGACGCGCTGGGCCGGGCCGGGTTCCAGGTCGGCCCGCGCGTGTCGGCGCAGTTCACCTCGGAGTCGGGCGAGCAGCAGACCGCGAACCTGCTGCAGGGCGCGCCGAAGCTGGACGCGCTGTGGAACCACGACGACGACCAGGGCATCGGCGTCAACGCGGCGATCGACACCGCGGGCCGCAAGGAGTTCATCATGGTCGGCGGCGCCGGCTCGAAGAACATGATGAACCTGATCAAGGCCGACTCGTCGCCGATCAAGGCGACCGTGCTCTACAGCCCGTCGATGGCCTCGACGGCGGTCGCGCTCGCCCGGCTGCTCGGGCAGGGCAAGGGCATCGGCGACCTGGCCGAGCACGACATCCCGGCCGAGATCACCACGTACTCGGCGGTGGTGACGAAGGAGAACGTCGACCAGTACCTCGACGTCGGCTTCGATTCCTGA